From the Saccharobesus litoralis genome, one window contains:
- a CDS encoding retropepsin-like aspartic protease family protein codes for MMQSDDNQQPRDTTKQVGKWMYYAAWICGLLLLMQFFQGYIDQQYNPNQNPDSFSTEQGNQVILKRNRAGHYLANGLINNEEVLFLLDTGATHVSIPEKVAQRIGLRYGPESIVNTANGQAIVYQTSIDVLELGSIRLRNLRGNINPHMQGEEILLGMSALKRLEFSQRGDTLTLRQY; via the coding sequence ATGATGCAATCTGATGACAACCAACAACCGCGCGATACCACGAAGCAAGTCGGCAAGTGGATGTATTATGCCGCTTGGATCTGTGGCTTACTACTCTTGATGCAATTTTTCCAAGGTTATATTGACCAACAGTACAACCCAAACCAAAACCCAGATAGTTTTTCCACTGAACAAGGCAATCAAGTCATATTAAAACGTAATCGCGCTGGCCATTACTTGGCTAATGGATTGATTAATAATGAAGAGGTTCTGTTTTTATTAGATACGGGCGCAACTCATGTTTCGATACCAGAAAAAGTCGCGCAACGTATTGGCTTACGTTATGGGCCTGAAAGCATAGTTAATACTGCTAATGGTCAAGCTATCGTTTATCAAACCAGCATTGACGTACTAGAGTTGGGTTCAATCCGTTTACGTAACTTACGTGGCAATATTAACCCACACATGCAAGGTGAGGAAATACTGCTTGGTATGAGCGCCTTAAAGCGCTTGGAGTTTAGCCAACGTGGCGATACCCTTACCTTGCGCCAATACTAA
- the nadC gene encoding carboxylating nicotinate-nucleotide diphosphorylase produces MDLQQTIQAQVTAALIEDLSAMDPKLDITAQLIPANNTATAKLITREDCIVCGVAWVNETFKQLGAKVEVEWQVKDGDKVKANSTLCYFKGNAQHILTGERTAMNFLQTLSATATLTATYAEKIAHTSTKLLDTRKTIPGLRLAQKYAVKCGGGENHRIGLFDAFLIKENHIAAAGSIANAVKQAHNIAPGKPVEVEVENNDELQQALTAGADIVMLDNYTPEQIAAAVAIANGQIKIEVSGDITLDTIASYAQTGVDYISSGALTKHVQAVDLSLRLSL; encoded by the coding sequence ATGGATCTACAACAAACCATTCAAGCACAAGTAACAGCAGCTCTTATCGAAGATTTAAGTGCAATGGATCCAAAACTTGATATTACCGCGCAACTGATCCCTGCAAACAATACGGCCACAGCCAAGTTGATAACCCGCGAAGACTGTATAGTATGTGGTGTTGCTTGGGTCAACGAAACCTTTAAACAGTTAGGTGCTAAGGTGGAAGTAGAATGGCAAGTTAAAGACGGCGATAAAGTTAAGGCAAATTCTACCCTTTGTTATTTTAAAGGTAATGCGCAACACATATTAACCGGTGAACGCACCGCCATGAACTTTTTACAAACCTTATCTGCCACTGCGACTTTAACCGCGACTTACGCAGAAAAAATCGCTCATACGTCAACCAAACTACTTGATACCCGTAAAACCATTCCCGGTTTGCGTTTAGCGCAAAAATACGCAGTTAAATGCGGTGGTGGCGAAAATCACCGTATTGGCTTGTTTGACGCATTTCTGATTAAAGAAAACCACATTGCCGCGGCCGGCTCAATTGCCAACGCGGTTAAACAAGCTCATAACATAGCACCTGGCAAACCGGTTGAAGTCGAAGTTGAAAACAATGATGAATTGCAGCAAGCGTTAACCGCCGGCGCCGATATTGTTATGCTCGACAACTACACCCCAGAGCAAATTGCCGCAGCTGTTGCCATTGCCAACGGGCAAATTAAAATTGAAGTGTCTGGCGATATTACCTTAGACACCATCGCCAGCTACGCTCAAACAGGCGTTGATTACATCTCTAGCGGCGCTTTGACTAAACATGTGCAGGCTGTGGATTTGAGTCTACGGTTGAGCCTGTAA
- a CDS encoding pilin — protein sequence MKNFKKQSKGFTLIELMIVVAIIGILAAVAVPAYDDYVQDAKTTEMDKIADGLKPLVISCIQIEEASGGSKDDCDGGSRSIPADDTDGISGSNVGCIAVLNGAISIGGKIDSKTAVDTRVTYTPTYSGGTISWARTETADTDCSAA from the coding sequence ATGAAAAACTTTAAAAAACAATCAAAGGGTTTTACCTTAATTGAATTGATGATCGTGGTTGCGATTATCGGTATCTTAGCCGCTGTTGCGGTTCCTGCTTACGATGATTATGTACAAGATGCAAAAACAACAGAAATGGATAAAATTGCAGATGGTTTAAAACCTCTTGTTATCAGTTGTATTCAAATCGAAGAAGCTTCTGGTGGTTCAAAAGATGATTGTGACGGCGGTTCAAGAAGTATTCCAGCAGATGATACTGATGGTATTTCTGGAAGCAATGTGGGATGTATCGCCGTTTTAAACGGAGCGATATCAATTGGTGGTAAAATTGACAGTAAAACAGCTGTTGATACTCGAGTAACTTACACTCCAACATACTCTGGTGGAACAATATCGTGGGCTCGTACAGAAACTGCGGATACTGATTGCTCTGCAGCCTAA
- the pilB gene encoding type IV-A pilus assembly ATPase PilB: MQRNLIHSLTSTGLIHEALADKISENDDVKHNIDFIQALCKVSDHVNEYEIARSLSRFHQVPFFDLSHFDKNQLDPDKLNEKLVNKHQCLPIFTRGRTQYLATVNPQNYTALEDFQFSTGMGAEFICVEASKLGQLIEAAFEHDDGLGLDDFDEEELTGVEVSEDKTQDDDAGDGQDDAPIVVYINKILLDAIKKGASDLHFEPYEHKYRIRFRIDGVLHEIASPPVNLSSRLAARLKVMSRLDIAEKRKPQDGRIKLKISKKKSIDFRVSSLPTMWGEKIVMRILDSSSAMLGIDVLGYEPQQKQLYMNALEQPQGMILVTGPTGSGKTVSLYTGLNILNTTERNISTAEDPVEINLEGINQVQINVKADLTFANALRSFLRQDPDIVMVGEIRDLETAEIAIKAAQTGHLVMSTLHTNSAAETLTRLLNMGVQAFNIASSVSLIIAQRLARRLCKHCKQPVDQMPPHDELLEFGFSESQINADLQLFKPVGCDLCSGGYKGRVGIYEVMPITPSIAKLIMDHGNSIEIAAQATKEGVNDLRRSGILKAMSGVTSLEEVARVTNH; the protein is encoded by the coding sequence ATGCAACGCAACCTTATCCATTCTCTTACCAGTACAGGCCTTATTCATGAGGCGTTGGCAGATAAAATATCTGAAAACGATGATGTCAAACATAATATCGATTTTATTCAAGCCTTGTGTAAAGTCAGCGATCATGTCAATGAATATGAAATTGCTCGCAGTTTAAGTCGCTTTCATCAAGTGCCTTTTTTTGACTTAAGCCATTTTGATAAAAACCAGTTAGATCCTGACAAACTTAATGAAAAGCTCGTCAACAAGCACCAATGCTTACCTATTTTTACCCGCGGTCGCACACAATATTTAGCCACGGTTAATCCACAAAACTACACAGCATTAGAAGATTTCCAGTTTAGCACTGGCATGGGTGCTGAATTTATTTGTGTTGAAGCCAGCAAGTTAGGCCAATTAATTGAAGCTGCTTTTGAACATGATGACGGCTTAGGACTGGATGACTTTGATGAAGAAGAACTAACAGGCGTTGAAGTCAGCGAAGATAAAACCCAAGACGATGATGCTGGTGACGGCCAAGATGACGCGCCGATCGTCGTTTACATCAATAAAATTCTATTAGACGCGATTAAAAAAGGCGCATCCGATTTACACTTTGAGCCGTACGAGCACAAATACCGCATTCGTTTTCGTATTGATGGTGTGTTACATGAAATCGCCTCGCCACCGGTTAATTTATCTTCACGATTAGCCGCGCGCTTAAAGGTTATGTCGCGTTTGGATATTGCCGAAAAGCGCAAACCGCAAGATGGCCGGATAAAACTAAAAATATCCAAGAAAAAATCCATCGATTTTCGTGTTTCTTCGTTACCCACCATGTGGGGCGAGAAAATCGTAATGCGTATACTTGATTCTTCTAGCGCCATGCTGGGTATCGATGTATTGGGTTATGAGCCACAACAAAAACAACTATACATGAATGCCTTAGAGCAACCACAAGGTATGATATTGGTTACTGGCCCGACAGGTTCAGGTAAAACCGTCTCTTTGTATACTGGCTTAAATATTCTTAATACCACAGAGCGCAATATTTCAACCGCTGAAGATCCCGTCGAGATCAACTTGGAAGGTATTAACCAAGTGCAAATTAACGTTAAAGCAGACTTAACCTTTGCCAACGCGTTGCGCTCTTTCCTTCGTCAAGATCCTGATATTGTCATGGTAGGTGAGATCCGAGATTTAGAAACGGCTGAAATCGCCATTAAAGCCGCGCAAACCGGTCACTTAGTTATGTCGACTCTGCATACTAACTCGGCTGCTGAAACCTTAACTCGTTTGCTGAATATGGGGGTACAAGCGTTTAACATTGCTAGCTCGGTATCGCTAATTATTGCTCAGCGCCTTGCCCGCCGCTTATGTAAGCATTGTAAGCAACCCGTTGACCAAATGCCGCCCCATGATGAACTACTTGAGTTTGGCTTTAGTGAAAGCCAAATCAATGCTGATTTACAGCTGTTTAAACCTGTCGGTTGTGATCTGTGTTCTGGGGGTTACAAAGGCCGTGTGGGTATTTATGAAGTTATGCCTATTACACCGTCTATCGCTAAATTAATTATGGATCACGGTAATTCGATTGAGATTGCAGCACAAGCGACTAAAGAGGGTGTCAACGATTTACGGCGTTCAGGTATTTTAAAAGCGATGAGTGGCGTTACCAGTTTAGAAGAAGTAGCACGGGTGACCAATCATTAG
- a CDS encoding FAD:protein FMN transferase, whose product MHLFQFQFKAMGSPCSLHFYAANQSLAQTAARHAQQEVARLESKYSRYRSSSLLSNINLSAGKKAVAIDNETAALLAYAEQAYQISDGLFDITTGVLRNAWNFKSKTIPNDETILQWLDLVGWQDVEWQQSQIYLPKAGMEIDFGGIVKEYASDAVVALLKQHQIQFGLVDMGGDIHVVGPHPNGDAWLVGVQNPASNAKDNNPSPVANIPMTHGGLASSGDYQRYIELQGKKYSHVLNPRTGWPVSGLAAVSVWSEQCVMAGTLATITMLKEEAGVSWLQELAVPFVAVDLQGRINRAV is encoded by the coding sequence ATGCATTTATTTCAATTTCAGTTTAAAGCCATGGGCTCTCCCTGCTCATTGCATTTTTATGCAGCTAATCAAAGCTTAGCACAAACTGCTGCGCGTCATGCGCAGCAGGAAGTGGCAAGGTTAGAAAGTAAGTACTCTCGCTATCGGTCGAGCAGTTTACTGTCTAATATTAATTTATCTGCGGGTAAAAAAGCCGTTGCTATTGATAATGAGACAGCAGCTTTACTGGCCTACGCTGAGCAAGCTTATCAGATCAGTGACGGTTTATTTGATATTACAACTGGCGTATTACGCAACGCTTGGAATTTTAAAAGCAAGACTATTCCTAATGACGAGACTATTTTGCAATGGCTAGATTTAGTTGGTTGGCAAGATGTTGAGTGGCAGCAATCACAGATCTATTTACCCAAAGCCGGTATGGAAATTGATTTTGGCGGTATTGTTAAAGAATACGCCAGTGACGCTGTGGTTGCGCTATTAAAGCAGCATCAAATCCAATTTGGCTTGGTTGATATGGGCGGAGATATACATGTTGTCGGTCCACACCCTAATGGTGATGCTTGGTTAGTTGGTGTGCAAAATCCAGCAAGTAATGCTAAGGATAATAACCCTAGCCCTGTAGCTAATATTCCAATGACACACGGCGGTTTAGCTAGTAGTGGCGACTATCAGCGCTACATTGAGTTGCAGGGTAAAAAATATAGCCATGTATTGAATCCGCGTACGGGTTGGCCTGTGTCAGGTTTGGCTGCGGTCAGCGTTTGGAGTGAACAGTGTGTTATGGCTGGCACGTTAGCCACCATAACTATGTTAAAAGAAGAGGCGGGCGTATCTTGGTTACAAGAGCTAGCAGTGCCATTTGTGGCGGTTGATCTGCAAGGTCGTATAAACAGAGCTGTGTAA
- a CDS encoding DUF3570 domain-containing protein, with translation MKNNNNRHAALASLAGAAMALPAINVQAASVADNFQIGVRHHAYQEEGIDSNKLQQGSAGERYDIDVNQFQLIAPLSDSFQLDVNYQVEKMSGASPYFTQKNADGQVVQVMSGASIEDTRKDSSAKLTYVADNYSLAAVIARSTEDDYESSSYGIELSYELADKLTTLNLAADQSQDEISPTFGVTSPSVNFAEKDSWSVYAGLTRVLNKNMQLQVGLGLIDKSGFLSDPYKIVVPGSGQAASFVDTRPTERQATTLSTRLRYFIPEVNAALHADYRYYDDDWQINSHTFELAWYQNLADSWQVVPSLRFYSQSQAYFYENFYEVARSDGLQSTDYRLSSYGAITLGLNLYKQIGNWRLTAGYQTYNSDESYALDSGEGSVGLIDFDMLSLGFDVKF, from the coding sequence ATGAAAAATAACAATAACAGACATGCCGCATTAGCTTCGCTGGCTGGGGCGGCGATGGCTCTGCCGGCAATCAATGTTCAAGCCGCAAGTGTCGCTGACAATTTTCAAATTGGTGTTCGTCATCATGCTTATCAAGAGGAAGGGATTGACAGCAATAAGTTGCAACAAGGTAGTGCTGGTGAGCGTTACGATATTGATGTGAATCAATTTCAACTCATTGCTCCGCTTTCAGATTCATTTCAACTGGACGTTAATTATCAGGTTGAAAAAATGTCGGGGGCATCACCTTACTTTACGCAAAAGAATGCTGACGGCCAAGTGGTACAAGTGATGAGTGGTGCGTCGATTGAAGATACCCGCAAAGATAGCTCAGCTAAATTAACTTATGTTGCCGATAACTATTCACTGGCTGCTGTGATTGCTCGCTCAACTGAGGATGATTATGAATCTAGTAGCTATGGTATTGAACTTAGCTACGAGTTAGCAGATAAACTCACAACGCTTAACTTGGCCGCAGATCAATCGCAAGACGAAATATCCCCGACTTTTGGTGTAACAAGTCCATCAGTCAATTTTGCCGAGAAAGACAGTTGGTCTGTCTATGCCGGCTTAACTCGTGTATTAAATAAGAATATGCAGTTGCAAGTGGGACTAGGTTTAATTGATAAATCGGGCTTTTTGTCCGACCCTTATAAAATTGTGGTGCCAGGTAGTGGTCAAGCCGCAAGTTTTGTTGATACCCGTCCCACCGAGCGCCAAGCAACAACTTTAAGTACGCGTTTGCGTTACTTTATTCCAGAGGTTAATGCCGCGCTGCATGCGGATTACCGTTATTACGATGACGATTGGCAGATTAATTCACACACTTTCGAATTGGCTTGGTATCAAAACTTGGCTGATTCTTGGCAAGTTGTGCCTTCGTTGCGTTTTTATAGTCAGTCACAGGCTTACTTTTATGAAAACTTTTATGAAGTCGCTCGCTCTGATGGTTTGCAATCGACAGACTACCGTTTGTCATCCTATGGTGCGATAACGCTTGGCCTTAACTTATATAAGCAAATTGGTAACTGGCGCCTAACTGCGGGTTATCAAACGTACAATAGCGACGAAAGCTATGCACTTGATAGTGGTGAAGGTAGTGTCGGTTTAATTGATTTCGATATGTTGAGCTTAGGTTTTGATGTGAAATTTTAA
- a CDS encoding DUF4266 domain-containing protein, with protein MKLSLMSLLALCLLLSACANVKPWEKGNLAKPEMNWQPDSMQAAMNKQVYFSKEASSGGTSTAGGGCGCN; from the coding sequence ATGAAACTTTCCTTAATGAGTTTACTCGCCCTATGCCTCTTGCTTAGCGCTTGCGCTAACGTTAAGCCATGGGAAAAAGGTAATTTAGCTAAGCCTGAAATGAATTGGCAGCCGGATAGCATGCAGGCCGCAATGAACAAGCAAGTCTATTTTAGTAAAGAAGCCTCGTCTGGCGGCACTAGCACTGCTGGTGGCGGTTGTGGATGTAACTAG
- a CDS encoding TlpA family protein disulfide reductase — translation MLNKLKNLSKLGAIVIFCLVGSAQAKQAPPINLPSLTHGQLTSLAQFKGKIVYLDFWASWCGPCKKSFPFMQELQQKYQDKGVEVVAISVDEVKDDAETFLKQQQADFTLLHDQNGKAASAFNVMAMPTSFLINSDGKIVATHLGFKSKTKDKIVKQINALVRQ, via the coding sequence TTGTTAAATAAATTAAAAAATTTAAGTAAGCTGGGTGCTATTGTCATTTTTTGTCTGGTTGGCAGTGCTCAAGCTAAACAAGCGCCCCCTATCAACCTACCTAGTTTAACCCATGGTCAGTTAACCAGTTTAGCGCAATTTAAAGGTAAAATTGTTTATTTAGACTTTTGGGCATCTTGGTGTGGACCTTGTAAAAAATCCTTCCCATTTATGCAGGAGCTACAGCAGAAATATCAAGATAAAGGAGTAGAAGTGGTCGCTATTAGTGTTGATGAAGTTAAAGACGATGCCGAAACGTTTTTAAAACAGCAACAAGCTGACTTCACGCTCTTGCATGACCAAAATGGCAAGGCGGCTAGTGCATTTAATGTTATGGCCATGCCGACCTCTTTTTTGATCAATAGCGATGGCAAAATCGTCGCAACCCACCTAGGGTTTAAGAGTAAAACTAAAGACAAAATAGTTAAGCAAATTAATGCGCTTGTGCGCCAATAA
- a CDS encoding DUF1501 domain-containing protein → MDRRQFLKMSASAGLVTGIAPSFNLFAAPEDYTGNYYVVVQAQGGWDVTSFCDPKLNVPGEAEINHWARTGDIQTAGNIRYAPFADNQAFFDKYYQHMMVVNGVDAQTNSHDAGVVHNFSGRLAEGYPSLTALAASIHAPDLPIAYVNHGGYGETARLIRSSRLDNPSALINIINPNGQRWDPTTSHIPSADWQRVLNYHQARNTRLADATNLTPRQQYNRQVFRSSVTNGAILGDLRDNLAVLQGRDYDNTSLGQFQQQVDVTVASFISGVSASADMIVWGFDTHDDHDNLHSTELSYLTQGVDYLWEQAEAANIADRLVVVIASDFGRTPRYNDSNGKDHWPIGSTIFMQKNASWGNRVVGVTDEGHNALKINPVTLERDDNNGIIILPKDVMAAGRKLFGVDHGVISSAFPLREESQLDLFASSQQTAQLNDPRNSLQVV, encoded by the coding sequence ATGGATCGTCGACAGTTTTTAAAAATGAGCGCCTCTGCTGGTTTAGTTACAGGTATTGCGCCATCGTTTAACCTTTTTGCTGCACCAGAAGATTACACGGGTAATTATTATGTTGTTGTGCAAGCTCAAGGGGGATGGGATGTAACTAGTTTTTGTGATCCCAAGTTGAACGTCCCCGGAGAAGCAGAAATTAATCATTGGGCGCGTACCGGTGATATTCAAACTGCAGGTAATATACGCTACGCCCCGTTTGCTGATAACCAAGCATTTTTCGATAAATACTACCAACATATGATGGTAGTCAATGGCGTGGATGCGCAAACAAATTCGCACGATGCTGGCGTCGTGCATAACTTTAGTGGCCGCCTTGCAGAAGGGTATCCTAGTTTAACCGCGTTAGCTGCGTCAATTCATGCACCGGATTTACCCATTGCTTATGTTAACCATGGTGGTTACGGCGAAACTGCACGCTTGATCCGCAGTAGTCGATTAGATAACCCCAGTGCCCTGATTAATATTATTAATCCTAACGGCCAGCGCTGGGACCCTACCACTAGCCATATTCCATCAGCAGATTGGCAACGAGTGTTAAATTATCATCAAGCACGCAATACTAGGTTGGCTGATGCCACTAATCTAACCCCGCGCCAGCAATATAATCGCCAAGTGTTTCGCTCTTCAGTGACCAACGGAGCTATTTTAGGTGACTTACGCGATAACTTAGCCGTGTTACAAGGTCGTGACTACGACAACACTTCATTGGGGCAGTTTCAGCAGCAAGTTGATGTGACTGTGGCTAGCTTTATTTCCGGTGTGAGTGCCAGTGCCGATATGATCGTTTGGGGGTTTGATACCCATGATGATCACGATAACCTACATAGCACAGAGCTTAGCTACTTAACCCAAGGCGTTGATTATTTGTGGGAGCAGGCAGAAGCTGCAAACATCGCCGACAGGTTGGTGGTGGTGATTGCTTCAGACTTTGGGCGTACGCCAAGATATAACGACAGTAATGGTAAAGATCATTGGCCTATAGGGAGTACCATCTTTATGCAAAAAAATGCCTCATGGGGTAATCGTGTGGTTGGTGTGACAGATGAAGGTCACAATGCTTTAAAGATAAACCCAGTAACACTTGAACGTGATGATAACAATGGCATTATCATTTTACCCAAAGATGTAATGGCAGCAGGGCGCAAATTGTTTGGTGTTGATCACGGGGTTATTAGTAGCGCCTTTCCGTTACGAGAAGAAAGCCAACTTGATCTGTTTGCCTCGAGTCAACAAACCGCACAATTAAATGATCCACGAAATAGTTTGCAAGTTGTCTAG